Genomic segment of Candidatus Planktophila sp.:
TTTTTAATACGTCCTATACCTTCGACAATATCGGCATCGCTCGTTGCATATGAAAAACGTAGGTATCCAGATGGGCCAAAAGCTTCTCCTGGCACAGCGGCAACCTCAACTTCTTCTAGTAAAATCGTTGCTAATTCGGCTGAAGTTTGTGGAACCTTACCGCGAATAGTTGTGCCAAGCACTCCTTTAACCGATGGATATACATAGAAGGCACCTGTTGGTGTTGGACAGACAAATCCAGGAATCTCATTGAGCAGACCCACAATTAGAGTTCTGCGACGATTGAAAGCCTCACCCATTGCTTTAACTGCAGTCAAGTCACCACTAACTGCAGCAATCGCGGCCCGTTGTGAAACATTTGAAACATTTGAAGTCAAGTGAGATTGCAGATTGGTTGCTGCTTTAATGACATCTTTTGGTCCGATCATCCAACCAACACGCCAGCCAGTCATTGCATAAGTTTTTGCAACACCGTTCACGATGATGCATGTGTCGGCAAGCCCAGGGACTAAGACCGGCATGCTCGGTGCAGTGGCACCGTCATAAAGCAAGTGCTCGTAAATCTCGTCTGAGATTACCCAAATGTTATTTTTTAGCGCCCACTCACCAATCGCCTTAACCTGCGTCGGTGAATATATCGATCCAGTTGGATTAGATGGTGAACAAAACAAAATCGCTTTTGTCTTTGGAGTTCGTGCAGCTTCTAACTGTTCAACGCTCACTAAATAGTTTTGAGTTTCGTCGGCAAATACTTCAACTGCAACTCCACCGGCCAATTTGATGCACTCTGGATACGTTGTCCAAAATGGCGAGGGTAACAAGACCTCGTCACCATCATTAATAATTGTTGCGAAGGCTTGATATACGGCCTGCTTTCCGCCATTGGTAACTAAAACCTGATCAGGTGTTATCTCGTAATGAGAGTCACGCATTGTCTTTGCGACAATTGCTGCACGAAGCTCGGGCAGTCCAGGTGTCGGTGTGTATCGATGATTAGAGGGAATATGAGCTGCAGCAGCCGCGGCTTCGACGATGTAATTAGGAGTTGGAAAATCAGGCTCGCCGGCGCCAAAGCCGATAACTGGACGGCCTTGGGCTTTAAGCGCTTTGGCCTTGGCATCGACGGCCAATGTGGCAGATTCAGCGATCGCGGCGATTCGGGATGAAATTCGTGAGCTCATGGCCCTAAGTCTGCCGTATCTGCGAAGCGAGTTAGACCGGAACCCCTCCTAGCCTCTACACTTCAACGCTCACGAGGGTTTGCTTTTCCCTATGGTTTTGCCATGCCTTCGTGCGAAGGGCAGTAGCTCAATTGGCTAGAGTTGCCGTCTCCAAAGCGGCCGGTTGGGGGTTCGAGTCCCTCCTGCCCTGCAAGATGTACATGTTCAGAGTTGTAATAGGTAAGTACTTGAAGAGAAAAGGAAATGACGATGACAGAGTCACCTGATCACGTAGCCGAGAAGCTAGGGCTATTTGCGCGCGTCGGCCTTTTCTACCGCCAAGTTACAAGTGAGTTGACCAAGGTAGTTTGGCCAACTCGTAAGCAGCTAACGACTTATACCGCCGTTGTTTTGGTCTTCGTATCTTTCATCATTGCAGTTGTCTCACTTCTCGATCTCGTATTAACCAAGATCGTCTTCTGGGTATTTGGATAAGGAAGAGAAATGACTGAAGAACTCAACATCGAAATACAGAAGCCAGATGCCTTCGAAGCAGCTCTTGCCGCCTCTGCAACTCAAATCGCAGCACCAGAAGTTGAAGTCACTGAGGATGTAGTTGTAACTGCAGATCCCGAACTCGCGCTCGCTTCAGATGAAGATGGCGATATCGAATCCGATGAAAACGATCCAAACGCTGAATTTCGTCGCACACTGCGCACGGCACTTGGAGATTGGTATGTAGTTCACTCGTATGCCGGTTATGAGAAAAAAGTTAAAGGCAACCTTCAGACTCGTATTCAATCTTTAAATATGGAGGATTATATTTTCCAGATTGAAGTTCC
This window contains:
- a CDS encoding pyridoxal phosphate-dependent aminotransferase, whose protein sequence is MSSRISSRIAAIAESATLAVDAKAKALKAQGRPVIGFGAGEPDFPTPNYIVEAAAAAAHIPSNHRYTPTPGLPELRAAIVAKTMRDSHYEITPDQVLVTNGGKQAVYQAFATIINDGDEVLLPSPFWTTYPECIKLAGGVAVEVFADETQNYLVSVEQLEAARTPKTKAILFCSPSNPTGSIYSPTQVKAIGEWALKNNIWVISDEIYEHLLYDGATAPSMPVLVPGLADTCIIVNGVAKTYAMTGWRVGWMIGPKDVIKAATNLQSHLTSNVSNVSQRAAIAAVSGDLTAVKAMGEAFNRRRTLIVGLLNEIPGFVCPTPTGAFYVYPSVKGVLGTTIRGKVPQTSAELATILLEEVEVAAVPGEAFGPSGYLRFSYATSDADIVEGIGRIKKLLTEG
- the secE gene encoding preprotein translocase subunit SecE — its product is MTESPDHVAEKLGLFARVGLFYRQVTSELTKVVWPTRKQLTTYTAVVLVFVSFIIAVVSLLDLVLTKIVFWVFG